The Panicum virgatum strain AP13 chromosome 5K, P.virgatum_v5, whole genome shotgun sequence genome has a window encoding:
- the LOC120710482 gene encoding protein CHROMATIN REMODELING 24-like → MQVSAFLAGLFHSRLIKRVLIVVPKKLLAHWTKELSVVGLKHQIRDYSGPNKSGRHDKLQCAFKEGGVLLTAHRPYINWCRILFRSKKNFWSSVP, encoded by the exons ATGCAG GTTTCTGCATTTCTGGCTGGATTGTTTCATTCTCGCCTAATTAAGAGGGTACTCATTGTTGTTCCAAAGAAACTTCTGGCTCATTGGACCAAGGAGCTCTCAGTTGTTGGTCTGAAACATCAAATCAGAGA CTACTCTGGCCCCAACAAAAGCGGTCGCCATGATAAGCTTCAGTGTGCCTTCAAG GAAGGTGGTGTCCTCCTAACAGCCCACAGACCATACATCAACTGGTGTAGAATACTGTTTCGCTCCAAGAAGAATTTTTGGAGCTCTGTACCGTAA
- the LOC120706109 gene encoding alpha-xylosidase 1-like — MQSCSSQLPLLTPRHYSYSLPRTAAAALTFLSLLLSRHLVFTTVSHFTLQPSAHTQSSCTKGAREGGRRKAGGVRTEQLEMLSFSHSPIVSYLLWCLVLLALASSNGVGATAKPKVVGSGYKLVSLVQLPNGGGLVGYLQVKQRTSTYGPDIPRLRLFVKHETRERVRVQITDADKPRWEVPYNLLPREPAPPVTGGRVTGAPFTAAEYPGEELVFTYGRDPFWFAVHRRSTRQPLFNTSAGALLFKDQYLEVSTALPKDAALYGLGENTQPGGIRLRPNDPYTIYTTDISAINLNTDLYGSHPVYMDLRSLAGRGVAHAVLLLNSNGMDVFYRGTSLTYKVIGGLLDFYFFAGATPLAVVDQYTSMIGRPAPMPYWAFGFHQCRWGYKNLSVVEGVVEGYRNAQIPLDVIWNDDDHMDAAKDFTLDPVNYPRPKLLAFLDKIHAQGMKYIVLIDPGIAVNNSYGVYQRGMARDIFIKLDGQPYLAQVWPGPVYFPDFLNPNGVSWWIDEVRRFHDLVPVDGLWIDMNEASNFCTGKCTIPKKHQCPIPDSKTPWVCCLDCKNLTNTRWDEPPYKINASGQTARLGFNTIATSATHYNGILEYNAHSLYGFSQAIATHKALQGLQGKRPFILTRSTFVGSGAYAAHWTGDNKGTWENLRYSISTMLNFGIFGMPMVGSDICGFYPSPTEELCNRWIELGAFYPFSRDHANFASPRQELYVWESVAKSARNALGMRYKLLPYLYTLNYEAHLTGAPVARPVFFSFPDFTPCYGLSTQFLLGAGVMVSPVLEEGATSVRALFPPGTWYNLFDTTKVVVSKAGEAPVRLDAPLNEINVHVYQGTVLPMQRGGVISRDARATPFTLVVAFPLGAAQADAEGAVYVDDDERPEMALAEGQATYVRFHASVRGRAVTVRSEALMGSYSLRAGLVIEKLTVLGLEGTGKDISIVVDGADADAAAVATSSPYFAAGGGAKLQGEEGEGVEDSQRSVEVDVGGLALPLGKSFTVTWNMQIEA, encoded by the exons ATGCAGAGCTGCTCATCTCAGCTGCCACTGCTCACTCCCCGCCATTACTCGTATTCACTACCGCGGACAGCAGCTGCAGCTCTCACCttcctctctcttcttctctctaggCATCTCGTCTTCACTACTGTCTCGCACTTCACGCTGCAGCCCAGTGCCCACACACAGAGTAGCTGTACAAAGGGAGCTcgtgagggagggaggagaaaaGCCGGTGGAGTGAGAACAGAGCAGCTCGAAATGCTGTCATTTTCCCATTCGCCCATCGTCTCCTACCTCCTGTGGTGCCTTGTATTGCTGGCCTTGGCAAGCAGCAATGGCGTGGGTGCCACAGCGAAGCCGAAGGTTGTTGGGTCCGGCTACAAGCTGGTGTCCCTGGTTCAGCTGCCCAACGGGGGAGGCCTTGTGGGCTACCTGCAGGTGAAGCAGCGCACCTCCACCTATGGCCCTGACATCCCTCGCCTCAGGCTGTTTGTCAA GCACGAGACGAGGGAAAGGGTGCGCGTGCAGATCACCGACGCGGATAAGCCGAGGTGGGAGGTCCCCTACAACCTGCTCCCGAGGGAGCCAGCCCCACCCGTGACCGGCGGCAGGGTCACGGGCGCCcccttcaccgccgccgagTACCCCGGCGAGGAGCTGGTCTTCACCTATGGCCGCGACCCGTTCTGGTTCGCCGTGCACCGCCGCTCCACCCGGCAGCCGCTGTTCAACACCAGCGCCGGCGCGCTGCTGTTCAAGGACCAGTACCTGGAGGTGTCCACGGCGCTGCCCAAGGACGCCGCGCTGTACGGGCTCGGCGAGAACACGCAGCCGGGGGGCATCCGGCTGCGGCCCAACGACCCCTACACCATCTACACCACGGACATCTCCGCCATCAACCTCAACACCGACCTCTACGGCTCGCACCCGGTGTACATGGACCTCCGGAGCCtggccggccgcggcgtcgcGCACGCCGTGCTGCTGCTCAACAGCAACGGCATGGATGTGTTCTACAGGGGGACCTCGCTGACGTACAAGGTCATCGGAGGCCTTCTTGACTTCTACTTCTTCGCCGGGGCGACGCCGTTGGCCGTCGTGGATCAGTACACGTCCATGATCGGCCGTCCTGCACCCATGCCCTACTGGGCATTTG GGTTCCACCAGTGCAGGTGGGGGTACAAGAACCTTTCTGTGGTTGAGGGTGTTGTGGAGGGCTACCGGAATGCTCAGATACCCCTCGACGTGATCTGGAATGATGACGATCACATGGATGCCGCCAAGGACTTCACACTGGACCCTGTCAACTACCCTCGGCCGAAGCTGCTAGCGTTCCTTGACAAGATCCACGCGCAGGGGATGAAGTACATTGTCCTTATCGACCCTGGCATCGCTGTGAACAACTCCTATGGTGTGTACCAGCGTGGCATGGCGCGGGACATCTTCATCAAGCTGGATGGGCAGCCATACCTTGCCCAGGTCTGGCCTGGCCCTGTCTACTTCCCGGACTTCCTCAACCCGAACGGCGTGTCATggtggattgacgaggtgcggAGGTTTCATGACCTTGTCCCGGTGGATGGCCTCTGGATCGACATGAACGAGGCATCCAACTTCTGCACGGGCAAGTGCACAATCCCGAAGAAGCACCAGTGCCCTATTCCTGACTCGAAGACGCCGTGGGTGTGCTGCCTGGATTGCAAGAACCTCACGAACACCAGATGGGATGAGCCACCTTACAAGATCAATGCCTCGGGGCAGACCGCTCGGCTCGGCTTCAACACCATCGCGACAAGTGCCACTCACTACAATGGCATCCTGGAGTACAATGCCCACAGCCTGTACGGCTTCTCGCAGGCCATTGCCACGCACAAGGCCCTGCAAGGGCTGCAGGGGAAGAGGCCGTTCATCCTGACTCGCTCCACTTTCGTCGGGTCGGGCGCGTATGCCGCGCACTGGACCGGCGACAACAAGGGCACCTGGGAAAACCTCCGGTACTCCATCTCGACGATGCTCAACTTTGGCATCTTCGGCATGCCCATGGTTGGCTCTGACATCTGCGGCTTTTACCCGTCGCCGACGGAGGAGCTCTGCAACCGGTGGATCGAGCTCGGCGCCTTCTACCCGTTCTCCAGGGACCATGCCAACTTCGCGTCGCCGCGGCAGGAGCTCTACGTGTGGGAGTCCGTGGCCAAGTCGGCGCGGAACGCGCTGGGCATGCGGTACAAGCTGCTCCCGTACCTGTACACGCTCAACTACGAGGCGCACCTGACCGGCGCCCCCGTGGCGCGGCCGGTGTTCTTCTCCTTCCCCGACTTCACGCCGTGCTACGGGCTGAGCACGCAGTTCCTGCTCGGCGCGGGCGTCATGGTGTCCCCAGTCCTGGAGGAGGGCGCCACCTCGGTGCGGGCCCTGTTCCCGCCGGGCACCTGGTACAACTTGTTCGACACGACCAAGGTGGTGGTGTCCAAGGCCGGCGAGGCGCCGGTGAGGCTCGACGCTCCGCTGAACGAGATCAACGTGCACGTGTACCAGGGCACGGTGCTCCCGATGCAGCGCGGCGGGGTCATCTCCAGGGACGCCCGCGCGACGCCGTTCACGCTGGTGGTGGCGTTCCCGCTGGGCGCCGCGCAGGCGGACGCGGAGGGCGCCGTGTACGTGGACGACGACGAGCGGCCGGAGATGGCGCTCGCGGAGGGGCAGGCGACGTACGTGCGGTTCCACGCGAGCGTGCGCGGCAGGGCGGTCACGGTGCGGTCGGAGGCGCTGATGGGGAGCTACAGCCTGCGCGCGGGCCTGGTGATCGAGAAGCTCACGGTGCTGGGGCTGGAGGGGACCGGCAAGGACATCTCCATCGTGGTCGACGGCGCGGACGCCGACGCAGCAGCCGTCGCGACGTCGAGCCCTTACTTCGCGGCGGGTGGGGGCGCGAAGCTGcaaggggaggagggagaaggcgtCGAGGACAGCCAGAGGAGCGTCGAGGTGGACGTCGGCGGGCTGGCGTTGCCGCTGGGGAAGAGCTTCACCGTGACCTGGAACATGCAGATCGAAGCCTAG